A window of Cyclopterus lumpus isolate fCycLum1 chromosome 14, fCycLum1.pri, whole genome shotgun sequence contains these coding sequences:
- the camk2a gene encoding calcium/calmodulin-dependent protein kinase type II subunit alpha isoform X3, with translation MRLHDSISEELHHYLIFDLVTGGELFEDIVAREYYSEADASHCIQQILEAVLHCHQMGVVHRDLKPENLLLASKSKGAAVKLADFGLAIEVEGDQQAWFGFAGTPGYLSPEVLRKDPYGKAVDLWACGVILYILLVGYPPFWDEDQHRLYQQIKAGAYDFPSPEWDTVTPEAKDLINKMLTINPSKRITAAEVLKHPWISHRSTVASCMHRQETVECLKKFNARRKLKGAILTTMLATRNFSGGKSGNKKADGVKESSESTNTTIEDEDTRVRKQDIIKVTEQLIEAISNGDFESYTKMCDPAVTAFEPEALGNLVEGLDFHRFYFENLWSKNSKPVHTTILNPHIHLVGEEAACIAYIRVTQYIDSNGTPRTAQSEETRVWHRRDGKWQIVHFHRSGSPSTLSK, from the exons A TGCGGCTCCATGACAGCATCTCAGAGGAGCTCCATCATTACCTCATCTTTGACCT GGTAACGGGCGGAGAGCTCTTTGAAGATATCGTAGCCAGAGAATATTACAGTGAAGCTGACGCCAG TCACTGTATCCAGCAGATTTTGGAGGCGGTGCTACATTGTCACCAGATGGGCGTCGTCCACCGAGACCTCAAG ccAGAGAACCTGCTACTGGCCTCGAAGTCGAAAGGAGCGGCGGTGAAACTGGCTGACTTCGGCCTGGCCATCGAGGTGGAGGGAGACCAGCAGGCCTGGTTTG GCTTTGCGGGGACCCCTGGTTATCTGTCTCCAGAGGTTTTGAGGAAGGACCCTTATGGCAAAGCCGTCGACCTTTGGGCCTGTG gtgtgatTCTCTACATCTTATTGGTCGGTTATCCTCCGTTCTGGGATGAAGATCAACATCGTCTCTACCAGCAGATCAAAGCTGGAGCCTATGAT TTTCCTTCCCCTGAATGGGACACCGTGACTCCTGAAGCCAAAGATCTCATAAATAAGATGTTGACCATCAATCCGTCTAAAAGGATCACAGCAGCCGAGGTGCTCAAACACCCCTGGATCTCT caTCGCTCCACGGTGGCGTCCTGTATGCACAGACAGGAGACGGTCGAGTGTCTGAAGAAGTTCAATGCAAGGAGGAAACTCAAG GGAGCCATCTTGACCACCATGTTGGCCACCAGGAATTTCTCCG GAGGGAAGAGCGGCAACAAGAAGGCCGACGGCGTCAAG gaATCATCTGAGAGCACAAACACCACCATCGAGGATGAAGACaccagag tgaggaaacaggacatcattaaaGTGACAGAGCAGCTCATCGAGGCGATCAGCAACGGAGACTTTGAGAGTTACAC TAAAATGTGTGACCCGGCTGTCACGGCGTTCGAGCCTGAGGCGTTGGGGAATCTGGTCGAAGGCCTTGACTTCCaccgcttttattttgaaaact tgtgGTCGAAGAACAGTAAACCGGTCCACACCACCATCCTGAACCCTCACATCCACCTAGTTGGAGAGGAGGCCGCCTGCATCGCTTACATAAGAGTCACTCAGTATATAGACTCCAATGGGACGCCTCGCACCGCCCAATCAGAAGAGACCAGGGTGTGGCACCGTCGTGATGGGAAGTGGCAGATTGTCCATTTCCACCGCTCAGGATCCCCATCCACGCTCAGCAAGTAA